Genomic DNA from Candidatus Cloacimonadota bacterium:
TTTTTTTTATGAAAAAAGCACTCTTTGAAATTATTGGCATTCAAAATTTTTACGGGATAAATAGTTGCTCCGGTAGATATTGCGATTCTGGCAATACCAGCTTTAGCTTTAAAAGATTTTCTGCTGCCTTCCGGAAATATTATCAGATTCTTTTTGTTTCTAATCAGCTCTTCACTTTTTTTTATTGTGCTTCCTGAATAACTATCCCTTTTTACAGGTATAGCATTAAAAAAGGAGATGATTATTCCGAAAAGTTTATTTTTAAAAAGTTCACTTTTTGCAATGAAGTATGATTCAAAAGGTAAAATAGAACCCAGAAAAGGTGGATCAAGTAAATTCTGATGATTGGCACAAACTATAATCCCACTTTTTTCTTCAATTATATTTATCCCAACCACTTTTAGATTCAAGAATGCCTTCATTGTGAAAAGAAAAGTTTTTTGAGCAATTTTAAAAGGTAATCCCATAAGAATATAATTTTTAAAAATTTATCATCTGATAAATTTTGTTTACTTGTTCTGCAATTGTGAGGAATGTTGTATCAATCAA
This window encodes:
- a CDS encoding lysophospholipid acyltransferase family protein — translated: MNLKVVGINIIEEKSGIIVCANHQNLLDPPFLGSILPFESYFIAKSELFKNKLFGIIISFFNAIPVKRDSYSGSTIKKSEELIRNKKNLIIFPEGSRKSFKAKAGIARIAISTGATIYPVKILNANNFKECFFHKKNLTFIFKKPFKPGWHKKYTDEKPNYRKLSQIILDRINE